In a single window of the Desulfovibrio sp. Fe33 genome:
- a CDS encoding J domain-containing protein, translating to MNLQECLKELQLAPGANLEEVKSAFRKLAFKYHPDLNPSASAAERFRVVNEAYVTARKLLDADGPSSSASSGPETGGPKAKREEGAKAYARQQRRTAQPEAEKKQRSTRAKTQRYYYKEEEVLRTILNDPFAKKVFEDIYSQIRKDKPGYRGPLELKKRSLQLHWGERTINLDFSKGVKGWLKSQMDFEQTVHYPASHLMPGRKIRISVERPFTKGAKTIEITLPHDFVVGRPIRLKGLGRKLGPFKGDLLLRILGK from the coding sequence ATGAATCTCCAGGAGTGCCTCAAGGAGCTTCAGCTCGCCCCAGGGGCGAACCTGGAAGAGGTCAAGTCCGCCTTCCGCAAACTGGCCTTCAAATACCACCCGGACCTCAACCCGAGCGCTTCCGCCGCCGAGCGGTTCCGTGTGGTCAACGAGGCCTATGTTACGGCAAGGAAGCTCCTTGATGCGGACGGCCCCTCTTCTTCCGCCTCTTCCGGCCCCGAGACGGGAGGCCCCAAGGCAAAACGCGAGGAAGGCGCCAAGGCCTACGCCCGCCAGCAGCGCAGGACGGCCCAGCCCGAAGCGGAAAAGAAACAGCGCTCCACCAGGGCCAAGACCCAGAGATATTACTACAAGGAAGAAGAGGTTCTGAGGACCATCCTCAACGATCCCTTCGCCAAGAAGGTTTTCGAGGATATCTACTCGCAGATTCGAAAGGACAAGCCCGGCTATCGCGGCCCGCTTGAACTGAAAAAGCGGAGCCTTCAACTCCACTGGGGCGAAAGGACCATCAACCTCGACTTCTCCAAGGGCGTCAAGGGGTGGCTCAAGAGCCAGATGGACTTCGAGCAGACCGTCCATTACCCGGCCTCCCATCTCATGCCCGGCCGGAAAATCCGCATCTCGGTGGAACGCCCTTTCACGAAGGGGGCCAAAACCATCGAAATAACCTTGCCCCACGACTTCGTGGTCGGCCGTCCCATCAGGCTCAAGGGATTGGGCCGCAAGCTGGGCCCCTTCAAAGGGGATCTCCTGCTGCGCATCCTCGGAAAGTAG
- a CDS encoding YkgJ family cysteine cluster protein, translating into MTENAFECRMCGHCCQGEGGIVMTAKDRERLAAFLGIGTDELVSRYAHTRGGKIHLNVGENNYCVFFKDGCGVHPGRPDICRAWPYFRGNLIDKTSWEMIQDYCPGVNPAAGHEEFVRQGRAYLRKEDLLRYDPESSPNALISDE; encoded by the coding sequence ATGACCGAGAACGCCTTCGAATGCCGCATGTGCGGCCACTGCTGCCAGGGCGAGGGCGGCATCGTCATGACCGCCAAGGACCGCGAACGCCTGGCCGCCTTCCTGGGGATCGGCACGGACGAATTGGTCTCCCGATACGCCCACACGCGCGGCGGCAAGATTCACCTCAACGTGGGCGAAAACAACTACTGCGTATTTTTCAAGGACGGTTGCGGCGTGCATCCCGGACGCCCCGACATCTGCCGGGCCTGGCCGTATTTCCGAGGCAATCTCATCGACAAGACCAGCTGGGAAATGATCCAGGATTACTGTCCCGGCGTGAATCCCGCCGCCGGCCATGAGGAATTCGTCCGCCAGGGGCGCGCCTATTTGCGCAAGGAAGACCTTTTGCGCTATGATCCCGAATCTTCGCCCAACGCATTGATTTCCGACGAGTAA
- a CDS encoding CoA-binding protein: MLIDMKELAPLLREVKTIAVVGAVDKPGRPVDMVGRALIEMGFTVIPVHPKRSDVWGLPTYASLGDIPTPVDMVDLFRSPQFCPEHAREVLAMSPLPRIFWMQSGITSPEAREILSGSGITVVEDRCSKVEMQAMGIRR; encoded by the coding sequence ATGCTGATCGACATGAAAGAGCTAGCTCCCCTGCTGCGCGAGGTCAAGACCATCGCAGTTGTCGGGGCGGTGGACAAACCGGGCCGTCCCGTGGACATGGTCGGCCGGGCGCTCATCGAAATGGGCTTCACGGTCATCCCGGTCCACCCCAAACGCAGCGACGTATGGGGACTGCCCACCTATGCCTCCCTGGGCGACATTCCGACGCCGGTGGACATGGTGGACCTGTTCCGGTCGCCGCAGTTCTGCCCCGAGCACGCCCGCGAGGTGCTGGCCATGTCCCCCCTGCCCAGGATTTTCTGGATGCAGTCCGGCATCACCAGCCCTGAGGCCCGGGAAATCCTGTCGGGAAGCGGCATTACCGTAGTTGAAGACCGATGCAGCAAAGTCGAGATGCAAGCCATGGGGATCCGCAGATGA
- a CDS encoding M24 family metallopeptidase translates to MFEAIARIPEEELKRRRDSVRHHLQAVAPGAGGILVFSRLNIYYLTGTFGQGVLWLPLSGDSVLLIRKGVNRARLEAGVKHILPFKSYSELPGLCADAGSPFTPTLAAVMSGLTWQLGTMLADKLKDYAIVSGDHAVALARMVKSEFELDILRRCGAKHHRCLYDILPTVIRPGMTEREIAHKAWEAFFSEGHMGILRMQAHGEEAFLGHVSAGDSGNYPSGFNGPLGLRGEHPASALMGNAHKIWEPGEPLMLDIGFQLEGYHTDKTQAYFAGSRETMPDDIRRAHDFCIELQDWMCAEAKPGVTPEELYLHCIDEAGKRGYAEGFMGLDENQVPFVGHGIGLTVDEFPPIARGFSLPLEQGMVIALEPKQGVRGKAMVGVENTFEITADGCRCISGDKYDMIPV, encoded by the coding sequence ATGTTCGAAGCCATAGCCCGCATCCCCGAAGAGGAACTCAAGCGCCGCCGGGATTCCGTCCGGCATCACCTCCAGGCCGTCGCTCCCGGAGCGGGGGGGATTCTCGTGTTCTCCCGGCTGAATATTTATTACCTGACCGGCACCTTTGGCCAGGGCGTGCTTTGGCTCCCCCTTTCCGGCGATTCCGTGCTGCTGATCCGCAAAGGCGTCAACCGCGCCCGTCTTGAAGCCGGAGTGAAGCATATTCTGCCGTTCAAGTCCTATTCCGAACTGCCCGGCCTGTGCGCCGACGCGGGCAGCCCCTTCACGCCGACCCTGGCCGCGGTAATGTCCGGGCTCACCTGGCAACTCGGAACCATGCTGGCCGACAAGCTCAAGGATTACGCCATCGTGTCCGGCGACCATGCCGTGGCCTTGGCCCGGATGGTCAAATCGGAATTCGAGCTCGACATTCTTCGCCGTTGCGGCGCGAAGCACCATCGTTGCCTTTACGACATTTTGCCGACCGTGATCCGTCCCGGCATGACCGAACGGGAGATCGCCCACAAGGCGTGGGAAGCTTTTTTCAGCGAGGGGCACATGGGTATCTTGCGGATGCAGGCCCACGGTGAGGAGGCTTTCCTCGGCCATGTGTCGGCCGGTGATTCCGGCAACTATCCCAGCGGGTTCAACGGACCTCTCGGGCTGCGCGGTGAGCATCCGGCCTCGGCCCTCATGGGCAACGCGCACAAGATCTGGGAACCTGGCGAGCCGCTCATGCTCGACATAGGCTTCCAGTTGGAGGGGTATCACACGGACAAGACCCAGGCGTATTTCGCGGGGTCGCGTGAAACCATGCCCGACGATATCCGTCGCGCCCATGATTTCTGTATCGAGTTGCAGGATTGGATGTGCGCCGAAGCGAAGCCCGGCGTCACCCCGGAGGAACTCTATCTTCATTGCATCGACGAGGCCGGGAAGCGCGGGTATGCCGAAGGCTTTATGGGGCTGGACGAGAACCAGGTCCCGTTCGTCGGGCACGGCATCGGGTTGACCGTGGACGAGTTTCCGCCCATCGCCAGGGGGTTCTCCCTGCCGTTGGAGCAGGGCATGGTCATCGCCCTGGAACCCAAGCAGGGCGTTCGCGGCAAGGCGATGGTCGGCGTGGAGAACACGTTCGAGATTACCGCGGACGGCTGCCGCTGCATCTCCGGCGACAAATACGACATGATTCCGGTTTAA
- a CDS encoding iron-containing alcohol dehydrogenase — protein sequence MLNFQYYMPTRIIFGPDSLDKLGETPHLPRGDKAMIVIGESGVMIEQGYLARVQSLLSKQDVQTIVYDRIKPNPESDAVDEAAAICREKGVKFVVGLGGGSTIDSAKSIAAMAVNPGKYWDYMQSGTGGGQTPGNAPLPIVAIPTTAGTGTEADPWTVITKSGTGSREKLGWGYDGTFPALSIVDPKLMLSVPPRQTAYTGMDAFFHAAEAYLATCRQPSSDMLALEAVHLIAHTLPQAVAEGDNLEARTVMAWACTAAGLCETYSSCISQHSLEHALSAFHPDLPHGAGLVLLSKAYFAFLASRGEERLGDLALAMGDTLEETVEEEVTGVAFLDALDKLITDVGLAEEKLSDYGVTREEIPALAENALSTMGGLFDVTPVEMSLEDVIAIFEAAYE from the coding sequence GTGCTCAATTTCCAATACTACATGCCCACCCGCATCATCTTCGGTCCCGACAGCCTCGACAAGCTGGGGGAGACTCCGCATCTGCCCCGAGGCGACAAGGCCATGATCGTCATCGGCGAATCCGGCGTCATGATCGAGCAGGGATACCTAGCCCGCGTTCAGTCGCTGCTTTCCAAACAGGACGTTCAAACCATCGTCTACGATCGCATCAAGCCCAACCCCGAATCCGACGCCGTGGACGAAGCCGCGGCCATCTGCCGCGAAAAAGGCGTCAAATTCGTGGTCGGCCTGGGCGGCGGCTCCACCATCGACTCGGCAAAATCCATCGCCGCCATGGCCGTCAATCCCGGCAAGTACTGGGACTACATGCAGTCCGGAACCGGCGGCGGCCAGACCCCGGGAAACGCCCCCCTGCCCATCGTGGCCATTCCGACCACGGCGGGCACCGGAACCGAGGCCGATCCGTGGACCGTCATAACCAAATCCGGCACCGGCTCCCGCGAGAAGCTCGGCTGGGGATACGACGGGACCTTCCCGGCCCTGTCCATCGTGGACCCCAAACTGATGCTCTCCGTACCCCCGAGGCAGACCGCCTACACCGGCATGGACGCCTTTTTCCATGCGGCCGAGGCGTACCTCGCCACCTGCCGCCAGCCCTCCAGCGACATGCTCGCCCTGGAGGCCGTCCACCTCATCGCCCACACCCTGCCGCAGGCCGTTGCCGAAGGCGACAACCTGGAGGCGCGGACCGTCATGGCCTGGGCCTGCACCGCCGCGGGACTGTGCGAGACCTATTCCTCATGCATTTCCCAGCACTCCCTGGAACACGCCCTGTCCGCCTTCCACCCGGACCTGCCCCATGGGGCCGGACTGGTGCTCCTGTCCAAGGCATATTTCGCCTTCCTGGCCTCGCGCGGCGAGGAGCGCCTCGGCGACCTGGCCCTGGCCATGGGCGACACCCTTGAGGAAACGGTGGAAGAAGAAGTAACCGGCGTGGCCTTCCTGGACGCGTTGGACAAGCTCATCACCGACGTCGGCCTGGCCGAAGAAAAACTGTCCGACTACGGCGTGACCCGCGAGGAAATCCCGGCCCTGGCCGAGAACGCCCTGTCCACCATGGGCGGGCTCTTCGACGTCACCCCGGTGGAGATGTCCCTGGAGGACGTCATCGCCATTTTCGAAGCGGCCTACGAGTAG
- a CDS encoding protein-disulfide reductase DsbD family protein codes for MSLSQPSSLPLKTSVEPFAVAADAIRPGSPEGVLLALTLHMDNEWYSYSNVPGETGKPTSLAALTADGSPLEVFYPEGKKKPDSYDPTITVAAYLDGTKLFILVPDALTAPFPVSLSLDLLLCHPTKCVPARINLSFGEAEIGTNPLPPSDGQPWWNEFLHISGGRIQAQTPTAEENADAHIVDWRFTPAYFQPGLEVGGLLSAVLMGLLAGLILNVMPCVLPVVSLKLSSLLGAGAEEGADRIRAFREHNVFFVLGVISFFLFLAVVLGATGSAWGALFQNRWLVLGMAAIMGALSLSLFGLFHLPVIDLKFGVGNKDPRKQAFFTGMLTTLLATPCSGPFLGGVLGWALIQGPVVIATVFVSIGLGMSAPYILLILNPGLSRFLPKSGPWIEYVEKGIAFFLLGTAFYLVGIALGDASLRILAPLWVVLFGGWLWFRTKTAGQGIRLLLRTSIFVLLAATVYWTTPMQTEADPWEQFNPAVLNQDLGEERIFLEFTADWCPTCKALEATVMTRENVEDWKRRYNIRFIKVDMTERDPEAEALLAALGSRSLPTAAVFRKNDRQTPVVIRDLYTVNQLENLLKSL; via the coding sequence ATGTCCCTTTCGCAGCCGTCTTCACTGCCTTTGAAGACCTCGGTGGAACCGTTCGCCGTCGCTGCGGACGCCATCCGTCCGGGGTCGCCCGAAGGCGTTCTCCTGGCCTTAACCCTGCATATGGACAATGAATGGTACTCTTACTCCAACGTCCCCGGCGAAACGGGCAAGCCTACCAGCCTGGCCGCCCTGACGGCGGACGGGAGCCCGTTGGAGGTGTTTTATCCCGAGGGCAAGAAGAAGCCCGACTCATACGACCCAACCATCACCGTGGCCGCATATCTGGACGGAACAAAGCTCTTCATCCTGGTGCCCGACGCCCTCACGGCCCCCTTCCCGGTCAGCCTCTCCCTGGACCTGCTCCTGTGCCATCCGACCAAATGCGTCCCAGCCCGCATCAATCTCTCTTTCGGCGAAGCGGAAATCGGCACGAACCCCCTCCCTCCGTCCGACGGACAGCCGTGGTGGAACGAATTCCTGCATATTAGCGGAGGCCGGATTCAAGCGCAGACTCCGACGGCCGAGGAAAACGCCGACGCGCACATCGTGGACTGGCGTTTCACCCCCGCATATTTCCAACCCGGCCTCGAAGTGGGCGGACTGCTTTCGGCAGTGCTCATGGGGCTGCTCGCCGGACTCATTCTCAACGTCATGCCCTGCGTCCTGCCCGTGGTCAGCCTCAAGCTCTCCTCGCTGCTCGGGGCCGGAGCCGAAGAAGGCGCCGACCGCATCCGCGCGTTCAGGGAGCACAACGTTTTCTTCGTGCTCGGAGTGATATCCTTCTTCCTGTTCCTGGCCGTCGTGCTGGGAGCCACGGGTTCGGCATGGGGCGCGCTCTTCCAGAACCGCTGGCTGGTGCTCGGCATGGCGGCGATAATGGGCGCACTCTCGCTGAGCCTGTTCGGTCTGTTCCATTTGCCGGTCATCGACCTCAAATTCGGGGTGGGGAACAAGGACCCGCGCAAACAGGCCTTCTTCACCGGCATGTTGACCACCCTGCTGGCGACCCCGTGCAGCGGCCCGTTCCTGGGCGGCGTGCTCGGCTGGGCGCTCATCCAGGGGCCGGTCGTCATCGCCACGGTCTTCGTATCGATCGGCCTCGGCATGTCCGCGCCCTACATTCTGCTGATCCTCAACCCAGGCCTGTCCCGTTTCCTGCCGAAATCCGGGCCATGGATCGAATACGTGGAAAAGGGCATCGCCTTCTTCCTGCTCGGCACTGCCTTCTATCTGGTGGGCATCGCGCTGGGCGATGCCAGTCTGCGCATTCTCGCCCCGCTGTGGGTCGTTCTCTTCGGCGGATGGCTGTGGTTCCGCACAAAGACCGCCGGCCAAGGCATCCGGCTGCTCCTGCGCACAAGCATATTCGTGCTCCTGGCCGCCACCGTCTACTGGACCACGCCCATGCAGACCGAAGCCGACCCATGGGAGCAGTTCAACCCGGCCGTCCTTAACCAGGACCTTGGCGAAGAGCGGATATTCCTGGAATTCACGGCGGATTGGTGCCCCACCTGCAAGGCGCTCGAAGCAACGGTCATGACCCGCGAAAATGTTGAAGACTGGAAAAGACGGTACAACATCCGCTTCATCAAGGTGGATATGACCGAACGCGATCCCGAAGCCGAAGCCCTGCTGGCGGCTCTCGGCAGCAGAAGCCTGCCCACGGCTGCCGTGTTCCGAAAGAACGATCGGCAAACCCCGGTGGTCATACGCGACCTGTACACCGTGAACCAACTTGAAAACTTGCTGAAATCCCTTTAG
- the mdoH gene encoding glucans biosynthesis glucosyltransferase MdoH: MQSDSQVPGLSFSTGKRRLVLTLLIMIPSAMASAYVGSVLPDKGSTPLELAIIIVYSILFAWISVGFWTAIMGWFTIMRRYDRFAASRALSEPFDPNDFPRTAVLFPICNEDTPRVMAGIKTTYLSLQRTPGAKQFDIHILSDSGSADKWMEEEAAWADLVKELGAQGRIFYRNRKVNLKRKSGNVADFCRRHGSEYTYMAVFDADSVMSGDTLNAMVRIMERRSRIGILQTAPACFGRDTLLGRLQQFANRAYGPMFAAGLHFWQLGDAQYWGHNALIRIEPFMKHCGLPRLSGKPPLGGDILSHDFVEAALMRRAGWEVCLAFDLTGSWEECPPNLLSELKRDRRWCQGNLQHLRLLFTEGLFPAHRVLFLNGAMSYVSALLWFLFLMLSSAEAVIQAVVGPSYFAATRSLFPSWPVWQPLWALILLATTGVLLFFPKILSYLLIVLKTRRSKQFGGAFRLLASIVLDVAFSALLAPIRMLFHSKFVCITLLGRQIGWGSQQRDDRPTTWGEAIRFHGGGALFGLLWGGVVWLYAPYFFWWIAPIVLPIVFSMPLSVLTSHDAPGRWLRRNGLLLIPEETAPAQEIRDVVRFTEEMEAAPTPLDLPREKGFLRALLDPGVNGLRRAQLSRNQRRLNEKARELNAKLVAKILDGGPDALSPDEKLRLLRDPDGLLEVHTRAWTADNGAVRRAWLQQN; encoded by the coding sequence ATGCAAAGCGATTCACAGGTCCCGGGACTGTCATTCTCCACCGGAAAACGGCGCCTTGTCCTGACGCTGCTCATCATGATCCCCTCGGCAATGGCCAGCGCCTACGTGGGGTCCGTCCTGCCCGACAAGGGCTCAACCCCGCTGGAGCTCGCGATCATTATCGTCTACTCCATCCTTTTCGCCTGGATATCCGTCGGATTCTGGACGGCGATCATGGGGTGGTTCACGATAATGCGCCGCTATGACCGCTTCGCCGCCAGCCGCGCCCTGTCCGAACCTTTCGACCCGAACGATTTTCCCCGCACGGCGGTCCTGTTCCCCATCTGCAACGAAGATACGCCGAGGGTCATGGCCGGCATCAAGACCACATACCTCTCGTTGCAGCGCACCCCTGGCGCGAAGCAGTTCGACATCCACATCCTGAGCGACTCCGGCAGCGCGGACAAGTGGATGGAGGAGGAGGCCGCCTGGGCCGATCTGGTAAAGGAACTCGGCGCGCAGGGCCGCATATTCTACCGCAACCGAAAGGTGAACCTGAAGCGCAAGAGCGGCAACGTGGCCGACTTCTGCCGCAGGCACGGCAGCGAATACACGTACATGGCCGTGTTCGACGCGGACAGCGTCATGAGCGGCGACACGCTGAACGCCATGGTCCGCATCATGGAACGCCGCAGCAGAATAGGGATATTGCAGACCGCCCCGGCCTGCTTCGGCCGCGACACCCTGCTCGGGAGGCTGCAACAATTCGCCAACCGCGCCTACGGCCCCATGTTCGCCGCCGGGCTGCATTTCTGGCAGTTGGGAGACGCCCAGTACTGGGGACACAACGCGCTCATCCGCATCGAACCGTTCATGAAGCACTGCGGCCTTCCCAGACTGTCGGGCAAGCCCCCTCTGGGCGGCGACATCCTCAGCCACGACTTCGTCGAAGCCGCGCTCATGCGCCGCGCCGGATGGGAAGTCTGCCTCGCCTTCGACCTCACGGGCAGTTGGGAGGAATGTCCCCCGAACCTCCTCTCGGAGTTGAAACGGGACCGCCGCTGGTGCCAGGGAAACCTCCAACACCTCCGCCTTCTTTTCACCGAAGGCCTCTTCCCCGCCCACCGGGTCCTCTTTCTCAACGGAGCCATGAGCTACGTCTCGGCTCTGTTGTGGTTCCTCTTTCTGATGCTCTCCTCCGCCGAGGCCGTGATCCAGGCCGTTGTCGGCCCCAGCTACTTCGCCGCCACGCGGTCCCTGTTTCCGTCCTGGCCGGTGTGGCAACCGCTCTGGGCCTTGATACTGTTGGCCACCACGGGTGTGCTGTTGTTCTTCCCAAAAATTCTGAGCTACCTCCTGATCGTCTTGAAGACACGCCGCTCAAAACAGTTCGGCGGCGCATTCCGCCTGCTGGCGAGCATTGTCCTGGATGTCGCGTTCTCCGCTTTGCTGGCTCCCATTCGAATGCTCTTTCACAGCAAATTCGTCTGCATCACCCTGCTCGGCAGACAGATCGGCTGGGGCTCGCAGCAGCGGGACGACCGCCCGACGACCTGGGGCGAGGCGATCCGCTTCCATGGAGGAGGCGCGCTCTTCGGGTTGCTCTGGGGCGGCGTTGTCTGGCTCTATGCGCCATATTTCTTCTGGTGGATAGCGCCCATCGTCCTGCCCATCGTCTTTTCCATGCCCCTTTCGGTCCTCACCAGCCACGACGCCCCCGGACGCTGGCTCCGCAGAAACGGGCTGCTCCTTATCCCGGAGGAAACCGCCCCGGCACAGGAAATCCGCGACGTGGTCCGGTTCACAGAGGAAATGGAAGCCGCGCCCACGCCCCTCGACCTGCCGCGCGAGAAAGGCTTCCTGCGCGCTCTGCTTGATCCTGGCGTCAACGGACTCCGACGCGCCCAGCTTTCCCGAAACCAGCGGCGGCTCAACGAAAAGGCGCGCGAACTCAACGCGAAACTTGTGGCGAAGATTCTCGACGGCGGCCCCGACGCCCTCTCTCCCGACGAGAAGCTCCGCCTCTTGCGCGACCCCGACGGACTGCTCGAAGTGCATACCCGAGCGTGGACGGCCGACAACGGCGCCGTGCGGAGGGCATGGCTCCAACAAAACTGA
- a CDS encoding glucan biosynthesis protein, protein MLALLLPGAFRANTAEAGEAKEFSRQAVVDRARELSQTPFDPNHGQVPKALLNLSYEAWRDIRFRPEKALWKEDNLPFNLQFFHAGLYYDRLVDINIVDKGMSERLTFDSTMFDYGNNHTLPEQIPTPFGFAGFRIHGPINTPQYFDEIAVFLGASYFRGVAKGQVYGLSARGLAVDTALPDGEEFPYFSEFWIEKPTRRSSSLTVHALLDSKSLTGAYTFVIQGGKTTTMDVTATLFLRVPVKKIGIAPLTSMFLFGENTDERKVRDFRPEVHDSDGLLIKNDSGEWFWRPLDNPEALSINGFQADNVRGFGLIQRDRDHHNYQDLDASYERRPTLWVEPRGDWGHGHVELINIPTDQEIHDNIVAFWSPKDELPIGVPQTYEYRLLWYHGSFTHPPLGYTYATRTGDAGDGGQRFVIDFKSKALNLLEPPSNVEGVITCGKGAIVTEQRVEKNTHIGGWRLSFVVRPDQAPSALEKVLPNRRPPVDLRAFLKINDTTLTETWNYAYRP, encoded by the coding sequence ATGCTCGCCCTACTCCTTCCGGGAGCGTTCCGAGCAAACACGGCCGAAGCCGGGGAAGCCAAGGAGTTCAGCCGCCAGGCCGTGGTGGACCGGGCCAGGGAACTGAGCCAAACCCCGTTCGACCCCAACCATGGGCAAGTGCCGAAGGCCCTGCTCAACCTCAGCTACGAAGCCTGGCGCGACATCCGTTTCCGTCCGGAAAAGGCTTTGTGGAAAGAGGACAACCTGCCTTTCAATCTGCAATTTTTCCATGCCGGCCTCTATTACGACCGGCTTGTGGACATCAATATCGTCGACAAGGGCATGTCGGAGAGGTTGACCTTTGATTCGACAATGTTCGACTACGGCAACAACCACACTCTGCCCGAACAGATTCCGACCCCGTTCGGATTCGCCGGGTTCCGCATCCACGGCCCCATCAATACGCCGCAATATTTTGACGAAATCGCCGTGTTCCTGGGGGCCAGCTACTTTCGTGGCGTGGCCAAGGGACAGGTCTACGGCCTTTCCGCCCGCGGCCTGGCCGTGGACACCGCCCTGCCCGACGGCGAGGAATTCCCCTATTTCAGTGAATTCTGGATCGAGAAACCGACCCGCAGGAGTTCAAGCCTGACCGTCCACGCCCTGTTGGACAGCAAGAGTCTGACCGGCGCTTACACCTTCGTCATTCAAGGCGGGAAGACGACCACGATGGACGTCACCGCCACATTGTTCCTGCGGGTTCCCGTGAAAAAAATCGGCATTGCCCCGCTGACCAGCATGTTCCTGTTCGGCGAGAACACCGATGAACGCAAGGTGCGGGACTTCCGCCCCGAGGTGCACGATTCCGACGGACTGCTCATAAAGAACGATTCGGGCGAATGGTTCTGGCGTCCTCTCGACAACCCGGAGGCTCTGTCCATCAACGGATTCCAGGCGGACAACGTCCGGGGATTCGGCCTCATTCAGCGGGATCGCGATCACCACAATTATCAGGACCTCGACGCCAGCTACGAGCGGCGGCCCACGCTGTGGGTGGAACCGCGCGGAGACTGGGGCCACGGGCACGTGGAGCTGATAAACATCCCCACGGACCAGGAAATCCACGACAACATCGTGGCCTTTTGGTCGCCCAAGGACGAACTGCCCATCGGCGTCCCGCAAACCTATGAATACCGGCTGCTGTGGTATCACGGCAGTTTCACCCATCCGCCCCTGGGATACACGTACGCCACGCGGACCGGCGATGCGGGCGACGGCGGGCAACGATTCGTCATCGACTTCAAGAGCAAGGCCCTGAACCTCCTGGAGCCGCCTTCCAATGTGGAAGGAGTGATTACCTGCGGCAAAGGCGCGATCGTCACCGAACAGCGCGTGGAAAAGAACACGCATATCGGCGGTTGGCGGCTGTCCTTCGTGGTCCGGCCCGACCAGGCGCCCTCGGCCCTGGAAAAGGTGCTGCCCAACCGCAGGCCTCCCGTGGACCTGCGCGCGTTCCTGAAGATCAACGACACCACTCTGACGGAAACGTGGAACTATGCCTATCGCCCCTGA
- a CDS encoding HAMP domain-containing sensor histidine kinase, giving the protein MKVSRLYLKILLAFILVHLVAIAGIGGLLKMGHMRPPFSAHAKNRTQALKRIVELEIGEASRLTPELRSRLDNILDIYSDAFNGEAWIENGQGETVAKSYRTMPLTGEEEMELKLVTDDGNHVYFIRKGKQGSIYSDGTLDSPLGPLTVHLLNQWVTRNEEIWLMEGLALMAAVAALLLIPVSRRITRPINQMTKIAGKLAQGDFSPRVDESPKDELGTLARTFNHMANSLEKMVRGGRELTANLSHELRSPLARIRISQQIIRERLDAGRTDGISKHVQRMEEEIDHMDSLIDQIMKLSKLDLQEPPPHEDTADLAEMLEEAAERVRPLTGERNIPVRLDLSPMPPYLCCRRDMRMVLDNVLSNAVKYCPDNNPVDIACEADEEVATIRVTNAYPPLTEEELEAVFVPFGRLGYDNVEGNGLGLAFARKIIEDHDGTIHASSVDGGFRITIRLPLN; this is encoded by the coding sequence ATGAAGGTCAGCCGGCTCTACCTCAAAATACTCCTTGCCTTCATCCTGGTCCATCTGGTCGCCATCGCGGGCATAGGAGGACTGCTGAAGATGGGCCACATGCGCCCGCCTTTCTCCGCGCACGCCAAAAACCGCACCCAGGCCTTGAAGAGGATAGTGGAACTCGAAATCGGCGAGGCCTCAAGGCTGACTCCGGAACTGCGAAGCCGTCTCGACAACATTCTCGACATATACTCCGACGCCTTCAACGGCGAAGCCTGGATCGAGAACGGCCAAGGCGAAACCGTTGCCAAGTCCTACCGGACCATGCCCCTTACCGGCGAAGAAGAAATGGAACTCAAGCTTGTCACCGACGACGGCAACCACGTCTATTTCATCCGCAAAGGCAAGCAGGGGTCCATCTATTCCGACGGTACGCTCGACAGTCCTCTGGGGCCGCTGACCGTGCATCTGCTCAACCAGTGGGTCACCCGCAACGAAGAGATATGGTTGATGGAAGGACTGGCCCTCATGGCCGCGGTGGCCGCCCTGCTGCTCATCCCCGTATCGCGCCGCATCACCCGCCCCATCAATCAGATGACCAAAATCGCCGGGAAGCTGGCGCAGGGCGACTTCTCTCCCCGGGTGGACGAAAGCCCGAAGGACGAGTTGGGCACACTGGCCAGAACCTTCAACCACATGGCCAACAGCCTGGAAAAGATGGTCCGGGGCGGCCGCGAACTGACCGCCAACCTCTCCCACGAACTGCGCTCTCCCCTGGCACGCATCCGAATCTCCCAACAAATCATACGTGAGCGTCTGGATGCCGGGCGCACGGACGGAATATCCAAGCACGTCCAGCGCATGGAGGAGGAAATCGACCACATGGATTCCCTCATCGACCAGATCATGAAGCTCTCCAAGCTTGATCTCCAGGAGCCGCCGCCCCACGAAGACACCGCCGATCTGGCGGAAATGCTGGAGGAGGCCGCCGAGCGCGTCAGGCCGCTCACCGGCGAACGGAATATTCCCGTCAGACTCGATCTTTCTCCCATGCCTCCCTATCTTTGCTGCCGACGGGACATGCGCATGGTTCTCGACAATGTGCTCTCCAACGCGGTAAAGTATTGCCCAGACAACAACCCGGTGGACATCGCCTGCGAGGCGGACGAGGAGGTCGCGACCATCCGGGTGACAAACGCCTATCCCCCCCTGACTGAAGAGGAATTGGAGGCCGTGTTCGTGCCATTCGGGCGGCTGGGCTACGATAACGTGGAGGGCAACGGCCTTGGCCTGGCCTTTGCCCGCAAGATAATCGAGGACCACGACGGGACCATCCACGCGTCCAGCGTCGACGGAGGATTTCGCATAACCATACGGTTGCCGCTGAACTGA